A portion of the Salminus brasiliensis chromosome 11, fSalBra1.hap2, whole genome shotgun sequence genome contains these proteins:
- the LOC140565254 gene encoding uncharacterized protein isoform X1, with amino-acid sequence MRIILSICLLVLLFAWELNGATTTSPSIPSRHAEPSESHEPPSRGKGSTIFFTSDHPITELDKDSKQFSPKQTIRGASLAEHKTTEVQTTTKENESPQSSFSLSSSTLQTTRSLDFSSPHKSSAEDHEPSTKSEESTILSTRDHASVSGSEDGVSSSEEENKTTVVQITTGERHSSSHLSSLVTSRQHTKRSLGSAQNNQPSSTAAKPNMMDITSCTACSPSAVTPTKENGLTNNLQRNISESLSLQTSAAGQLQTTQGVITDEPVNVAADNPTKEHTTKWSSQAQEKGNDKNTTSTTGHEILITTKSNNISEEISNGHDRALSTSASTIHKKVTFTTTSSMASTGSSTGSSTGSSTGSSTGSSTGSSTGSSTGSSTGVISTVTTKIATTAITDTTTTVTHGMPTNAKTSTDAPTTSLTTRTDKTQTTKKPMPVIPENQNKSNAKKNSGNAGPIVAALIGSALVLMFIAIVVILLRKRQMQKKQKDNPDWAGPSPFLESETQPNPATQADDGLVHRRDTKRISLHSFLPQRLSQRLSLLVEEEVQMNDMAVSSTFGKNEQPKNGTPTAQQDQPQDQPQKAEDHDPAVVSSDSSVPETVNMPAAPVDNGNIQPAPTPDDKEITSSPTSETNSALPTPPPFEDVDLSLPQTNAAHTPPAPQP; translated from the coding sequence ATGAGAATCATTCTCAGTATATGTTTGTTAGTTCTGCTATTTGCATGGGAACTTAATGGAGCTACAACCACCAGCCCAAGTATCCCTAGTAGGCATGCAGAACCTTCTGAAAGTCATGAGCCTCCATCAAGAGGTAAAGGATCCACCATTTTTTTTACAAGTGATCATCCCATCACAGAATTGGATAAGGACTCAAAACAGTTCTCACCAAAGCAGACCATCAGGGGTGCAAGCCTTGCAGAGCACAAAACCACTGAGGTGCAAACTACCACAAAAGAAAATGAGTCACCTCAAAGTTCTTTCTCCCTGAGCAGCTCAACTTTGCAGACAACAAGGAGCTTGGATTTCTCCAGCCCGCATAAAAGCTCAGCTGAAGATCACGAGCCTTCAACAAAAAGTGAAGAATCTACAATTTTATCCACAAGAGATCATGCCTCAGTGTCTGGTTCTGAAGATGGAGTCTCCTCGTCggaagaagaaaacaaaactaCTGTGGTGCAAATCACCACAGGAGAACGCCACTCGTCTTCACATTTGTCCTCCCTGGTCACCTCAAGACAGCATACAAAAAGAAGCTTGGGCTCCGCTCAAAACAACCAACCCTCAAGTACAGCAGCCAAGCCGAATATGATGGACATTACTTCATGTACTGcttgctccccttcagcagtaACACCCACAAAGGAGAACGGCCTAACAAATAACCTTCAGCGGAACATTTCAGAATCCCTCAGCCTACAGACCTCTGCCGCAGGTCAACTGCAAACTACCCAAGGCGTTATTACAGATGAGCCTGTAAATGTGGCTGCAGATAATCCGACAAAAGAACATACTACAAAATGGTCTTCACAAGCCCAGGAAAAGGGTAATGACAAGAATACTACTTCAACCACAGGTCATGAGATATTAATTACAACCAAGTCAAATAACATTTCAGAGGAGATAAGCAATGGTCATGACCGTGCTCTTTCTACTAGTGCTTCCACAATTCACAAAAAAGTCACATTCACAACAACCAGCTCCATGGCCTCCACAGGCTCCTCCACAGGCTCCTCCACAGGCTCCTCCACAGGCTCCTCCACAGGCTCCTCCACAGGCTCCTCCACAGGCTCCTCCACAGGCTCCTCCACAGGCGTCATCTCAACGGTTACCACAAAGATTGCAACCACTGCAATCACAGATACTACGACAACAGTAACACATGGCATGCCAACAAATGCAAAAACGTCTACAGATGCACCTACGACCTCTCTCACCACTCGGACTGACAAGACACAAACCACTAAAAAGCCCATGCCAGTAATCCCAGAAAACCAGAACAAAAGCAATGCAAAAAAGAACAGTGGGAATGCAGGCCCCATAGTGGCAGCTCTGATTGGCAGTGCTCTGGTTCTTATGTTTATAGCAATTGTGGTGATTTTGCTAAGAAAACGTCAAATGCAGAAAAAACAAAAGGACAATCCTGACTGGGCTGGTCCCTCGCCGTTCCTTGAAAGTGAAACCCAGCCTAACCCAGCCACACAGGCTGATGATGGGCTGGTTCACAGACGTGACACCAAAAGGATCTCCCTCCATTCATTTCTTCCCCAAAGGCTCTCCCAGCGGCTTTCATTGCTGGTAGAGGAGGAGGTCCAGATGAACGACATGGCAGTAAGTAGCACGTTTGGCAAAAATGAACAACCAAAGAATGGGACACCAACGGCGCAACAGGACCAGCCACAGGACCAGCCACAAAAAGCTGAGGACCACGACCCAGCTGTGGTCTCTTCAGATTCAAGTGTGCCTGAGACCGTCAACATGCCTGCTGCTCCTGTCGACAATGGGAATATCCAACCAGCACCTACACCTGATGATAAAGAAatcacctcatctccaacctCAGAGACTAATTCTGCCCTTCCAACTCCACCACCATTTGAGGATGTAGACCTCAGTCTTCCTCAAACAAATGCTGCACATACACCCCCTGCTCCACAACCCTAA
- the LOC140565254 gene encoding uncharacterized protein isoform X2 — translation MRIILSICLLVLLFAWELNGATTTSPSIPSRHAEPSESHEPPSRGKGSTIFFTSDHPITELDKDSKQFSPKQTIRGASLAEHKTTEVQTTTKENESPQSSFSLSSSTLQTTRSLDFSSPHKSSAEDHEPSTKSEESTILSTRDHASVSGSEDGVSSSEEENKTTVVQITTGERHSSSHLSSLVTSRQHTKRSLGSAQNNQPSSTAAKPNMMDITSCTACSPSAVTPTKENGLTNNLQRNISESLSLQTSAAGQLQTTQGVITDEPVNVAADNPTKEHTTKWSSQAQEKGNDKNTTSTTGHEILITTKSNNISEEISNGHDRALSTSASTIHKKVTFTTTSSMASTGSSTGSSTGSSTGSSTGSSTGVISTVTTKIATTAITDTTTTVTHGMPTNAKTSTDAPTTSLTTRTDKTQTTKKPMPVIPENQNKSNAKKNSGNAGPIVAALIGSALVLMFIAIVVILLRKRQMQKKQKDNPDWAGPSPFLESETQPNPATQADDGLVHRRDTKRISLHSFLPQRLSQRLSLLVEEEVQMNDMAVSSTFGKNEQPKNGTPTAQQDQPQDQPQKAEDHDPAVVSSDSSVPETVNMPAAPVDNGNIQPAPTPDDKEITSSPTSETNSALPTPPPFEDVDLSLPQTNAAHTPPAPQP, via the exons ATGAGAATCATTCTCAGTATATGTTTGTTAGTTCTGCTATTTGCATGGGAACTTAATGGAGCTACAACCACCAGCCCAAGTATCCCTAGTAGGCATGCAGAACCTTCTGAAAGTCATGAGCCTCCATCAAGAGGTAAAGGATCCACCATTTTTTTTACAAGTGATCATCCCATCACAGAATTGGATAAGGACTCAAAACAGTTCTCACCAAAGCAGACCATCAGGGGTGCAAGCCTTGCAGAGCACAAAACCACTGAGGTGCAAACTACCACAAAAGAAAATGAGTCACCTCAAAGTTCTTTCTCCCTGAGCAGCTCAACTTTGCAGACAACAAGGAGCTTGGATTTCTCCAGCCCGCATAAAAGCTCAGCTGAAGATCACGAGCCTTCAACAAAAAGTGAAGAATCTACAATTTTATCCACAAGAGATCATGCCTCAGTGTCTGGTTCTGAAGATGGAGTCTCCTCGTCggaagaagaaaacaaaactaCTGTGGTGCAAATCACCACAGGAGAACGCCACTCGTCTTCACATTTGTCCTCCCTGGTCACCTCAAGACAGCATACAAAAAGAAGCTTGGGCTCCGCTCAAAACAACCAACCCTCAAGTACAGCAGCCAAGCCGAATATGATGGACATTACTTCATGTACTGcttgctccccttcagcagtaACACCCACAAAGGAGAACGGCCTAACAAATAACCTTCAGCGGAACATTTCAGAATCCCTCAGCCTACAGACCTCTGCCGCAGGTCAACTGCAAACTACCCAAGGCGTTATTACAGATGAGCCTGTAAATGTGGCTGCAGATAATCCGACAAAAGAACATACTACAAAATGGTCTTCACAAGCCCAGGAAAAGGGTAATGACAAGAATACTACTTCAACCACAGGTCATGAGATATTAATTACAACCAAGTCAAATAACATTTCAGAGGAGATAAGCAATGGTCATGACCGTGCTCTTTCTACTAGTGCTTCCACAATTCACAAAAAAGTCACATTCACAACAACCAGCTCCATGGCCTCCACAGGCTCCTCCACAGGCTCCTCCACAGGCTCCTCCACAGGCTCCTCCACAGGCTCCTCCACAG GCGTCATCTCAACGGTTACCACAAAGATTGCAACCACTGCAATCACAGATACTACGACAACAGTAACACATGGCATGCCAACAAATGCAAAAACGTCTACAGATGCACCTACGACCTCTCTCACCACTCGGACTGACAAGACACAAACCACTAAAAAGCCCATGCCAGTAATCCCAGAAAACCAGAACAAAAGCAATGCAAAAAAGAACAGTGGGAATGCAGGCCCCATAGTGGCAGCTCTGATTGGCAGTGCTCTGGTTCTTATGTTTATAGCAATTGTGGTGATTTTGCTAAGAAAACGTCAAATGCAGAAAAAACAAAAGGACAATCCTGACTGGGCTGGTCCCTCGCCGTTCCTTGAAAGTGAAACCCAGCCTAACCCAGCCACACAGGCTGATGATGGGCTGGTTCACAGACGTGACACCAAAAGGATCTCCCTCCATTCATTTCTTCCCCAAAGGCTCTCCCAGCGGCTTTCATTGCTGGTAGAGGAGGAGGTCCAGATGAACGACATGGCAGTAAGTAGCACGTTTGGCAAAAATGAACAACCAAAGAATGGGACACCAACGGCGCAACAGGACCAGCCACAGGACCAGCCACAAAAAGCTGAGGACCACGACCCAGCTGTGGTCTCTTCAGATTCAAGTGTGCCTGAGACCGTCAACATGCCTGCTGCTCCTGTCGACAATGGGAATATCCAACCAGCACCTACACCTGATGATAAAGAAatcacctcatctccaacctCAGAGACTAATTCTGCCCTTCCAACTCCACCACCATTTGAGGATGTAGACCTCAGTCTTCCTCAAACAAATGCTGCACATACACCCCCTGCTCCACAACCCTAA
- the LOC140565263 gene encoding oligodendrocyte-myelin glycoprotein isoform X1, whose protein sequence is MPGGKPSHGTANTMAASMVASLLLLLICAGSTIAICPSMCSCGRGHRVVDCSARALSLLPDSLQHNIHFLNLSHNRLQNLDGLLSHFAHLRTLDISHNHLRHFPAGLPRALWDIHASGNHIQQMEKNDTAYHWNLQSLDLSNNQLDRVVFINNTLPSLRALNLSHNKFWTVPTNMPHNLEVADLSHNFLLQILPGSLDRLPRLSRFYLHANRFASLSEGVFNRLEALQLLTLGDNPWACEDEENITHLLHWVQQTPAKVLGCPCYIRPTCGEAHLATSRTWHSASYTEPPLGTDTRDSGHRTPILAVTSGYLSKSAMLNLPHNRSVGNATGAGEQALTKGGVYLTSTPYTPSTQSSTTIRTRSAKKAIPGKARSTSIHIHAGNLHIVALNLLVTAIIFSTF, encoded by the exons ATGCCAGGAGGGAAGCCCAGCCAtgg GACTGCTAATACAATGGCTGCATCTATGGTGGCAAGCCTGCTCCTCCTGCTTATTTGTGCAGGATCCACGATAGCCATCTGTCCCTCGATGTGTTCCTGCGGCAGAGGCCACCGGGTGGTGGACTGCTCTGCCCGTGCTCTCAGTCTACTGCCGGACAGCCTGCAGCACAACATCCATTTCCTCAACTTGTCCCACAACCGGCTGCAGAACCTGGATGGGCTTCTAAGCCACTTTGCCCACCTAAGAACTCTGGATATTTCTCATAACCACCTCCGCCACTTTCCTGCTGGTCTGCCCAGGGCACTGTGGGATATTCATGCTTCAGGCAACCACATTCAGCAAATGGAGAAGAACGACACCGCTTACCACTGGAACCTGCAGTCCCTAGACCTGTCCAACAACCAGCTGGATCGGGTGGTCTTCATTAACAACACGTTACCCAGTCTGCGAGCGCTCAATCTCAGCCACAATAAGTTCTGGACTGTGCCCACCAACATGCCTCACAATCTGGAGGTGGCAGACCTCTCCCACAACTTCCTGCTGCAGATCTTGCCCGGCTCTCTGGACCGACTGCCCCGTCTGTCTCGATTTTACCTGCATGCTAACCGCTTTGCTTCACTGAGCGAGGGTGTGTTCAATCGATTGGAAGCATTGCAGCTCCTCACTCTGGGGGATAACCCCTGGGCCTGCGAGGATGAGGAAAACATAACCCACCTGCTGCACTGGGTGCAGCAGACCCCTGCGAAAGTGCTGGGCTGCCCTTGCTATATCAGACCcacttgtggtgaggctcatcTGGCCACCAGCAGAACCTGGCATTCAGCCTCATATACTGAGCCACCGTTGGGTACAGACACGCGTGACTCCGGGCACAGAACACCCATACTTGCAGTCACCTCGGGGTATCTGTCCAAATCAGCAATGCTCAACTTGCCACACAACCGTAGCGTTGGAAATGCCACTGGGGCAGGTGAGCAAGCACTGACCAAGGGCGGGGTATATCTGACTTCCACACCCTACACACCCTCGACCCAATCAAGCACAACAATCCGCACACGAAGCGCCAAGAAGGCAATACCTGGCAAAGCTCGCAGCACAAGCATCCATATTCATGCAGGCAATCTTCATATTGTCGCTTTGAACCTTCTGGTTACAGCGATCATCTTCAGCACCTTCTGA
- the LOC140565263 gene encoding oligodendrocyte-myelin glycoprotein isoform X2 — protein sequence MKRIRTANTMAASMVASLLLLLICAGSTIAICPSMCSCGRGHRVVDCSARALSLLPDSLQHNIHFLNLSHNRLQNLDGLLSHFAHLRTLDISHNHLRHFPAGLPRALWDIHASGNHIQQMEKNDTAYHWNLQSLDLSNNQLDRVVFINNTLPSLRALNLSHNKFWTVPTNMPHNLEVADLSHNFLLQILPGSLDRLPRLSRFYLHANRFASLSEGVFNRLEALQLLTLGDNPWACEDEENITHLLHWVQQTPAKVLGCPCYIRPTCGEAHLATSRTWHSASYTEPPLGTDTRDSGHRTPILAVTSGYLSKSAMLNLPHNRSVGNATGAGEQALTKGGVYLTSTPYTPSTQSSTTIRTRSAKKAIPGKARSTSIHIHAGNLHIVALNLLVTAIIFSTF from the exons ATGAAAAGGATAAG GACTGCTAATACAATGGCTGCATCTATGGTGGCAAGCCTGCTCCTCCTGCTTATTTGTGCAGGATCCACGATAGCCATCTGTCCCTCGATGTGTTCCTGCGGCAGAGGCCACCGGGTGGTGGACTGCTCTGCCCGTGCTCTCAGTCTACTGCCGGACAGCCTGCAGCACAACATCCATTTCCTCAACTTGTCCCACAACCGGCTGCAGAACCTGGATGGGCTTCTAAGCCACTTTGCCCACCTAAGAACTCTGGATATTTCTCATAACCACCTCCGCCACTTTCCTGCTGGTCTGCCCAGGGCACTGTGGGATATTCATGCTTCAGGCAACCACATTCAGCAAATGGAGAAGAACGACACCGCTTACCACTGGAACCTGCAGTCCCTAGACCTGTCCAACAACCAGCTGGATCGGGTGGTCTTCATTAACAACACGTTACCCAGTCTGCGAGCGCTCAATCTCAGCCACAATAAGTTCTGGACTGTGCCCACCAACATGCCTCACAATCTGGAGGTGGCAGACCTCTCCCACAACTTCCTGCTGCAGATCTTGCCCGGCTCTCTGGACCGACTGCCCCGTCTGTCTCGATTTTACCTGCATGCTAACCGCTTTGCTTCACTGAGCGAGGGTGTGTTCAATCGATTGGAAGCATTGCAGCTCCTCACTCTGGGGGATAACCCCTGGGCCTGCGAGGATGAGGAAAACATAACCCACCTGCTGCACTGGGTGCAGCAGACCCCTGCGAAAGTGCTGGGCTGCCCTTGCTATATCAGACCcacttgtggtgaggctcatcTGGCCACCAGCAGAACCTGGCATTCAGCCTCATATACTGAGCCACCGTTGGGTACAGACACGCGTGACTCCGGGCACAGAACACCCATACTTGCAGTCACCTCGGGGTATCTGTCCAAATCAGCAATGCTCAACTTGCCACACAACCGTAGCGTTGGAAATGCCACTGGGGCAGGTGAGCAAGCACTGACCAAGGGCGGGGTATATCTGACTTCCACACCCTACACACCCTCGACCCAATCAAGCACAACAATCCGCACACGAAGCGCCAAGAAGGCAATACCTGGCAAAGCTCGCAGCACAAGCATCCATATTCATGCAGGCAATCTTCATATTGTCGCTTTGAACCTTCTGGTTACAGCGATCATCTTCAGCACCTTCTGA